In Palaemon carinicauda isolate YSFRI2023 chromosome 1, ASM3689809v2, whole genome shotgun sequence, the genomic stretch GTCCATATTTCCTTGTTGACAACACAGGATTGAAAGATCAATAATACAAATTCAACATGAAGCTAAAAACTAGCTTACTGTACTGAAACTAAGTATTCATTCCTTGTGAAACTACTAAAAGCAATTGGATACAACAGGAAAAGAATTCATTCTCTCAATAGAACCCACAAGGTATACAAAAAAAGGTTGTTTACCATTATCTATTGACTTCAAAGGGAAACTATGATACATACGCTCATATTCTGTATATAAAGCCCTAATGGGAACGTCAATTATCCAAGATAAATGTGCACcatttatatacacaaattataaataGTACAGTATATACCTTTATCCAATACAGAActctcattacaaaaaaaaaaaaaagtaagatcttCAAATATCAAATCAATTCCTAAGTTTTAcctaaaacttaaaaactaaaataGAGTAGAGATGAAGGTATTATGATGCTACACTAATCAGTAGTAAAGCAAATCTTTAAGTAACAAAGGAGGACATAGGGGGTTTAACTACCAATGTTCTCTAAAAGGTTCTTAAACAGAACCACAAGTGAAAACAGCAttgcatatttttctttctcttttcattatAAAGATAACTGATGCCAGTAATAATCATCCTGTACAAACTACCAACACATACAGGAACTATACTTACACTGTATAGTACCAGTATACAATGCAGCATACAAGCTGAGACAAGATATAAACACAGAATCCCAGTGAAAAATATGTTAAACATAAGGCTTGTAATCTAACCCTTCTATCATGAACTTTAGTATTCCAATAGCATTTAAAACCCAAGATGTACATTTGTTTCAAGCTTTCTTATGAATTCCCTgcctatatatcattatattttcatagattatCCGTGCAGTAGGCTAATGATCTAAATCTATCAATAAACAAACTTTGGAAATCTGCACTGAAGACAAAAACAagagaataaaatgtaaaataaactcATTTTCATAATCACAATGAAAAAAGATGACTTACCCAATTAATAAGTAATCAATTATGCCATTGTGATAGAAAGGTAGTGTATTAATAGGTATATATCAACaaagatatatacataattaactTTACAAACTGCACAGTCCAACTTTTCTAGCTTACATAGGCTACCCTggtataaatccccccccccccaacataaaCTAGCCATTCACACATATAGTTAGTTTCTAAACCTCAAAACTGAACTTTGAAGTTTAAACTAAAATCAATGTCAATGCTAGTCAAACCTTCAACCAAATTTTAGATTAAACCCTAAATTAAACTTACCATGCTAACATCAGGATAAGCCCCATTAAACCCCTTCTCCACTTACCCAGTAACCCAATCTAGGATGCTGAGTCCTTCCTCATATAGGGGATTTGCAAAGACCCATAACCCCTTATTTATCCAAAATAATCTATAACACTTGAATATAAGAGGGCTTTGAGAAGACCCTGAACATCCCACTTACgcaaaaataagtgtcattttcgaaaaaAAACAGCGTTTTTCTACTAAGAAAAGTTTGTTTTAACTAGGAAGGATTTCCCCGACCGTAACTGCAATGATACCTAGCCTACTGCTAGGCTTCTTGCATTATGTCGTAATCAAATCACAACCTTAATGCATATCATCGGGTTTAAAATCACTCAATCTCTAACTTAATACAAATAATACCACCAGAATTTTAAAATCAACGGGACTTCTGGGCTAATCAGCCTACCAGATATTTCTTTTCTAGGGTGGCCTACCAATGCGGTACTGCCTTTATACTTTTGACCTATTGGGTCttcatataataaatattaatcAAGTAATTCATTCTACTTACAAGAAGACAAGTGTGGCACACATGCAGGAATTATATTCAAGCACAgatcacacacaaacacagtaAAAATAGTACTTTTATTCGTGGCTGGCCCGACGAGTATGACCATATACAAACACCGATCGTTTACTTAACTTCTCTGTCATCTTAATATGCTATAGTCTCTGTAACGGCTCTTCTTTCCGTTATGTGCATGTGTGCGCTTGcgtggatgtattattattattattattattattattattattattattattattattattatcattattattattattattatttattattatcatcatcatcatcattattattattattattattattattattattattattattattgttattattattattattattattattattattacttgctaagctacaacctagttggaaaagcaggatgtcataagctcaggggctccaacagggaaaatagcccagtgaggaaaggaaaaaagaaaaaaataaatatctaagaacagtgacgacattagaataaacatttcctatataaactataaatactttaacaaaacaagaagagaaattatatagaatagtgagcctgagtgtaccctcgagcaagagaactctaacccaagacagtggaagatcatggtacagaggctatggcactaccagagactagagaacaatggtttgattttggagtctccttctcctagaagagctgcttaccacagctaaagagtctcttctaccctcaccaagaggaaagtagctactgaacaattacagtgtagtagttaactccctgggtgaagaagaactgtttggtaatctcagtgttgtcaagtgtaagtggacagaggagaatctgtataggccagacaattcggtgtatgtgtaggcaaagggaaagtgaaccgtatccagagaaaaggatccaatggaGTACAGTGTATTTCAATGATTGAAATGTGTTTTACAATATAATTACAATGATTATCTTATTTCATTACAGGATGATCCGTGCACTTCTGTTGCTAGCTGTGCTGGCGGCCGTTGCAATGGCCCAAAGGCAGCTCATAAGGCCAGATCCACAGGCCTGCAAGAATCGCATCAAGCATGCTTCCCAATTCAGAAACGGACACTACTACTTCTTCTCCTGGTCTCATGGACCTACCAGGGAACATGAAAGAGATTGGCTTGATGCTAGAAACATCTGCAGGTTAGTTAAGGGGTTTTAAATCAATAAAGATTGGTCCATGGCGGAAATTACGGGGACATGAAGTTTGCTCAatcaaaactcgaagtatgattgtaggtGGGTCAAGGATAATGGCTTCTCTACATCCAAATGCTTGAATTGATTTTTCATTAACTACTGTACATAAGTCTACAACTAATTGAAAATTCTAGGTTGTTATTCATGATTGCTAATTTACTTTTAGGAAAGATATCCGATCTGAGTTTTTACTTCAGCTGCACAAGAAATTGTCATATTGAAAAATACCTTTTAAGGTTTTTGGTGAGCAAACTATCGTGAGCCCTCTTGGTTGATTATATGGTAGTCTGTTGCAAGTGATGTCTTTTCTGTATAGGTCTATTCGTCGTTGAATCAATCTTTTGTTTGTAGAGAATAGAACCATTTGATAATGAATCGACAATCTATTTTCGTAAAATATTTCCATGTGCAGTATTTTATTGCAATGGGAAAGCCACAAAGTGTTAGTTATTagattaatgaaatatttataaaatagttttagtcatatatatttgttctttaaaAAATAACACCAATACTACTTTCACTACAACGTGAAAAGAGATTTctaatttcaaaggaaaaaaatactttacaaaaaATCATTAGTCTCAAACCatgcaaaactaatatttttttattccaagATAATGAAAGAAAAGTTTTAAACATCGTAGTATTTCTCGGagaatttatatctattattattattattattattattattattattattattattattattattattattattattattattattattattaaccaggctacaacctcagttggagaagcaagatgctataagcccaaaggctccaataggaaaaaatagaccagtgaagaaaggaaataaggaaatagataaatgatgagaacaaattaacaataaatcattctaaaaacagtaacaacgtcaaaacagatatgtcatatataaactataagaagactcgtCGTTTTGCTAAAGTAACGCTAATAAGACGCAGAAACATTgagcctaataaaaatatataaattaatgaaaTCTAAATTTCTTGTCAGTTTAGTCATAATTTCTGAATCATTGTTTAGGTAACATTCACTATATACTTATAGTGTTTTTCCAAGTGGACTAAATCCAATTAATCAactgtatgcatacagtatatatatatatatatatatatatatatatatatatatatatatatatatatatatatatatatatatatatacacacacacacacacacatatatatatatatatatatatatatatatatatatatatatatatatatatatatatatatatatatatgctgacaaaATGCCTTATTTTAGCTTTTATTAAAGGCGTATATTCATTACAGTAAGTATTATCAAATAACGAAATCCATGTAGGCCTATTGCCATTTTCCTTAAGAATATGGCTTAGCATAGATGAGCTAACGTATAAGCAAATATACATTCTGCACTACTTTAAGGATATTTTGCATAGTTGGTAAGAAATGGGTTTTGAAATTTGTTATTTATTAAGATATCGGGTATACAAAAGATAGGATATCATTATCTAGGGCATTCTCTATGGttactgtcctgcttgctaagggcaatgtcactgtcctttgcccctgccattcatgagtggcctttgttATTGTATTGATTCAAGGGAAAACGATGTCAAACATGCTCATCTTCTTTATATAAAGACCCAACAGAAACTTCAATTATCCATGATAAACATGCACCCTCTATGCTTTTTAGCAATCACATTAACATCATAAAATTCTACCTTCAGGAAACATTACCAAGATTTGGTCGGCTGAACAAATTTGCTCATATGCTGTATTTAAAGACCCAACAGAAActtcaattcttcttcttttttttcttctttgtctgcatctttttcccacttctatgtggggtcgatgttcctggccagctttctccatctacctctgtcccacacatcatcaccggttaatccctttgatcgaaggtcatccttgatacggtccatccaccttcgctttggtctctatGATAAATATACACCCTCTATGTTTTAAAGCAATCACATTAAcatcaaaaatttccttttcagaAAACATTGCCAAGATTTGGTCAGCTTGGAAACACAGGACGAAGCCAATTTCGTGTACCAGGCCATCCAGAAGGACAACGTCAAGTACATCTGGACCTCCGGACGCAAATGTAACTTCGACGGCTGCGACAGGCCCGATCTCCAGCCACCAATCATCAACGGATGGTTCTGGTCTGGTTCCTCCAACCGTATCGCCCCAACCAACTCTACCAACGGCTGGAGGGGTGACTGGTCCCGCACTGGAGGTGGCGGACGCTCCCAGCCAGACAACCGCGAATTCGGAGAGACCGGCACTGATGAATCTTGCATCGCCATCCTCAACAACTTCTACCAGGACGGAATTGTGTGGCACGACGTTGCTTGCCACCACGTCAAGCCTTGGGTGTGCGAGGACTCCGAGGAGCTCCTCAGGTTCGCCCGCTTCACATACCCTGAAGCTCAAATTCCTTGAAATGTTTGGCTCTTCATATGTGGGGTTTGATTCCCATCACCTACTCACCACCACCTTCCTTAATTTTATCCTATTTCCCTATTCTATACTGGTTTCTACACCACAGTGCAGCAAACGTCGCACATGATAGCAGTGGATCATTTTCCTTATTCCTATCCTGTATAATCACCATATTCTTCATCGCTTTTCAATATAGGATGCCAGGTCTCACAAACTTAAAAAACATAGATTTTTTAGAAAATTCATTACAAACTTATTTCATAAAGATTGAGGATGATTGCTTAAATTGATTCCATGCAAAGATAACGAGATGAATTATAAAAGAATAGTACTTTTGAAAATATCTGGCATTCCTTTTCTCTTTTATATCCAGCACCAGTATCTATCAGTATCTGTAGATAGAATTCTTATACCCTATCACTTATTGTAAGTACTTAATCATACTTATTTAATTTTTGCTACTATTTAAAAGAAGAATGAATGTTTCCCCCAAAATCATTTAATCGGCAGGACCCGGTTGATCAGAATAATACAAGGTGTAAATATATTTGGTAAAATTCAACATTCTAATCTGTTGGTATGTCTGAATAAAACCTATTTTTAAAAATATCTATGGAGCTTTATTTACCAATATTCCTATTACCGAtcgagtccaatccttcaccatccccaactgttctacgcattacaaaatccctgaggaggataaataacataggtgacaacacattcccttggagtaatccgatgttcactggaaattcatttgatgggactccactAACCTTaattttgcactttctatgctgTCAAACAAACAATCAACTTTACATATTTAAGTGAAACGCAGGaatatccacaaaattggccggtgaaccttatgaaaggctttttcatagtccacaaatgtcatcagaagtggatttctatagtgtacacattactgtacaacatgtcttataatgaaaatttggtcagtacaacatctacctgtcctaaatccggcttgttcatctttcagcttttcatcttgTATTCCAGGTAATATAGTGCCTTAAAAATCAGCGAAGTTACATGTGAGCTACGAGATTTTCATGTAggcagaaaaaagaaaataatcagccCATAAGtaagtctttaaaaaaaataaagaagaagataTCAAAGGGGCTGTTGAACTGTAAAATTTGTTCGCAATGAGAACacagatgagaaatgaaattcctacttcaaaagctcaaactagaagtaaatgtttctatgttgaacaggatgacataagtctccttttaaagtttatatatgaaagaactgttttaattttgtaattgctcttaaaatatttttttcaactgttcattacttctcatatagtttatttatttctcttttccctttcctcacttagctatttttctctgttggggcccttgggcttatagcatcctgcttttcaaaaaatgggttgtagcttagctagtaataataaaaatgatacttatttaaggtttaaaggccgctcatgaatgacagaggtaagagacagttaTATTACCTTTACAAGCAGGACAGTACCGTAGAGACTGAcaatcttatatacatatgatcagcgcccaagccccttctccatccaagctagaaccaaggaggaccaggtaatggctgctgatgactcagcaaatagacctataggctcccccaaacctaccacccatccctagctcaaaaggacgGAAAGGTTACTTCGgccgaaaggaactaacgagtttgagtggtactcgaaccccagtctggcgttcagcagtcagggatgttaccacgtcAGTTCCTTTGCTTATAAGAATAAGCAAATGATAGCATTTCATGATAAACCTTAATGGTTAAAACAAGCAACATAAAGAGAACTAATCTACTTTTTAGCTGTCCATCGTTGCCAAAGACAGCATTCAAAGTTCCTCTGTTGATGAGGATGGTCATATGATTATTTCTCACCGATCCCTCCGTCTGATTGCATTGCTATGGCTCACCAGGCCAATCTTGGAGTTGTTGCATGCCATGCCAcatctataaatgtatattcatatgtatatgtatagatgtataaacacacacacatctgcCACATGATGCATAtttcagatgtgtgtgtatatacatctgtacatatacatatgaatatacatttatacatatatactgtacatacataagtatattctTTATATCTTCCCTATGTAatgatcaagtctctctctctctctctctctctctctctctctctctctctctctctcgctttatatatatatatatatatatatatatatatatatatatatatatatatatatatttatatatatatatatacagtatatatacatatatatatatatatatatatatatatatatatatatatatatatatatatatatatattatatatatatatatacagtatatatacatatatatatatatatatatatatatatatatatatatatatatatacatatacatacatacatatatatatatatatatatatatatatatatatatatatatatatatatatatatatatatatatatatacacaaaatttcaTCAATCTTTGAATCTACATACATGTATCAATTTAAAAGCAAACATGCTATAAGTGACGTAGTCATAAGAAATAAAACGCATcattaaataatcaaattaaaagcTATATAAGTCCGTCAGCGTCGAATCAGAATGAGAGAGGGAAAGTCATGTGAAAAGAATAGTGAGCTTTgcatatgaatattaatttttgtatttcaTCTAAAACGGATGAGAGGATGTTATTTTCCTAAGTGTCTGTGTCTCTGGGATCATTTTAAGGATTATATTAATAAGGtatctaaaatattattaatacttaGAGGCCCTCTTTTCATTAGAGAATTGATTTTTGTATTTCACCTAAAACGGACGAGAAGAGGTTATTTTCGTAAGTGTCTGTGTCTCCGGGataattttaagaattatattaataaggtatctaaaatattattaatatttagagGCCCTCTTTTCATTAGATAATTGGTTTTTGTATTTCTTTCACCTAAAAAGGATAAGAGGAGAGGTTATTTTCCTAAGTGTCTGTGTCTCCGGGATAATTTTAAGAATTATACTAATAAGGTAtctgaaatattattaatatttagagGCCCTCTCTTAATTagagaattgattttttttatttctttcacctAAAAAGGATAAGAGGAGAGGTTATTTTCCTACGTGTCTGTGTTTCCGGGATAATTTTAAGAATTATACTAATAAGGTATCTAAAATATTATTAATCTTTAGAGGCCTTCTTTTCATTagggaattgatttttttatttctttcacctAAAAAGGATAAGAGGATGTTTTCGTAAGTGTCTGCGTCTCCGGGATCattttaagaattatattaataAGGTATCTAAAATATTATTAATCTTTAGAGGCCCTCTCTTCATTAgagaatttatttttgtatttatttcaccTAAAAAGGATAAGAGGATGTTTTTGTAAGTGTCCGTGTCTCTTGGATCGTGTTTTGGAGGGACATctgaataattatattcataaggtatataaaatattaatctttagaa encodes the following:
- the LOC137658548 gene encoding L-selectin, producing MIRALLLLAVLAAVAMAQRQLIRPDPQACKNRIKHASQFRNGHYYFFSWSHGPTREHERDWLDARNICRKHCQDLVSLETQDEANFVYQAIQKDNVKYIWTSGRKCNFDGCDRPDLQPPIINGWFWSGSSNRIAPTNSTNGWRGDWSRTGGGGRSQPDNREFGETGTDESCIAILNNFYQDGIVWHDVACHHVKPWVCEDSEELLRFARFTYPEAQIP